The following nucleotide sequence is from Nocardioides daedukensis.
AGATCCGGCACTGCTCCTCCTCGGAGACGTTGAAGCAGACCGAGCAGAACTTCACCCGGTCCTTCACCTTGATCAGCACGTCGGCCAGCCGGCGTACGTCGGTCGGTTCGGCCTGCAGCAGGTGGAAGGCGATCCGCTGCGCGCTCTTGGGACCCACGCCGGGCAGCTGGCCCAGCTCGTCGATCAGGTCCTGGACGATGCCTTCGTACAAGTCAGAACCCCAGACCGGGCAGCGAGTCGCCGCCACCGGGCGCGCCGCCGAGGCCGCCGCCGGCCAGCGGACCGAGCTTCTCCGAAGCCAGCGCGTCGGCGCGAGCCTTCGCGTCGCGCCACGCGGCCACGACCATGTCGCCGAGGTCGGAGAGGTCATCGGCGTTGCTGCCGTCGAAGCCTCCGGCCTTGATGTTGACGTCGAGCAGGTCGCCGGTGCCGGACAGCTTCACGGTGACAGAACCGCCGGCGACGGTGCCCTCCACCTCCGTCTGGGCGAGCTCGTTCTGCGCGTTGACGAGCTGCTCCTGCATCTGCTGCGCCTGCTGGAGCAGGGCGTTCATGTCGAAGCCACCCATGCCGGAGTCAGATGAGTCGCCGCCGAAGGGGTTCTGGGTCATGGTCGTGCCTCTCACGTCAGTCGTGCTTGATTTCTTCGATGATCTGGGCGCCCAGCGTGCGCTGGAGCAGCTCGGTGCCCGACATGCCGGAGTCCTCGATGGCCGGATCGTTCCGGTCGACCTCGTCGTCGGCTGAGCCGCCCGAATTGCGCGCGGTCTCGATCGGTCCGGTCCGCGTCGAGCTGATCGCCTCGCGCGCGGCGCTCATGGCCGAGAGCGAGACAGTCTCGTTGGTCCGCACCACCGGCTGGTCGGGCGGGGACTGCCCTGGTGCTGACTGGGCCGGCGGGGACTGCGCTGGGGCGGCCTCGTCCGTGGCCCAGGGCGGTGGCTCGTTGGGAGCGGACTGGGCCGATTCCTGGGCCGGTTCCGCACCCCACGGTGCCGGGCCCTGCGACTCGGCCATGCCTCCTGCTCCGGGGCCGCCGTCCTGCGGCCGTGCGGCCGAGGGGTCCGGCTGTTGCTGTCCCTCGGCGGACCGCTGCACCTGAGGGACCTGCTCGACGGGTCGGCTCGCGGTGGGGGCGGCTGCCCCTGCCCCCGGGGCGGCGCCCGGGTCGACGATGGCGTCGACCTTCCAGTCGGTGCCGACCACGTCGATCGCGGCCTGGCGGACGATCTCCGCGCTGCCACCGTTGGCGAAGGACTCCCGGGCACCGGCGTTCTGGAAACCCAGGGTCAGCGTCTTGGCGTCCACCGCGACGACCTGGGCGTTCTGGGTCAGGTGGATCCAGGTCACCCGGCGCTTCATCTTGGTGGCCTCGACGATGTCGGGCCACAGGCGGCGTACGTCGGCCAGGCTCAGGCCACCTGTCGGGGCCTGGTTGCCCTGGCTCACCGGTTGGCCGTGCGGTGCCCGCGGCGGCACATCGGCTGCCCGCTGGTCGCGCGGCTGGTTCCATGAGCCGGGTGCGCCGGCCTGATCCGCGGCGCTGGGCGAGCCACCGTCCGCCCCGCTGGTGCGAGTGGGCTCGGACGGACTCGAGGACTCGGCCGGGTCAACCGCAGCCGAGCCTGGCTGGGAGTCGACGGGCCGGGGCTCGGGTGTCGGCCGGTCCTCTGTGGGCGGGCGCGTGTCGGTGGACGCGGCAGGCGCGGTCGCCGGAGAGGCGGGCGCAGCCGCTTGGGACGGCGCCGCGGGCGAAGGCGCCGGAGAGGCGGGCGCAGCAACCGGCGGCGAGGCAGGCGCAGCAGCCTGCGGCGAGGCGGGCGCAGCAGCCGGGGCCGTCGATCCCGCCAGGGCCGAAGGGGACTCGGCGAGGTGTCCTCCGGATCGCGCCGGTCCCGGCGCCGGGGCGCCGCCGGTCACGTCCAGGCGCCGCTCAAGACGGTCCAGGCGGGCCATCAGGCCCTCCTTGGAGTCATCGGCACCGGGCAGCAGCACCCGCGCGCAGATCAGCTCGAGGAGCAGCCTGGGCGCGGTTGCGCCGCGCATCTCGGTCAGACCGGTCGCGAACAGGTCCGCGGCCCGGCTCAGGCCGGGCACGCCATAGCGGGCGGCCTGCGCGGTGAGCCGCTCGGCCATGTCCTCGGGCACATCGATCAGACCGGTCGCAGAGGCATCCGGCACCGCGCCGATGATGACCAGGTCGCGCAGCCGACGCAGGAGGTCCTCGGTGAAGCGACGTGGGTCCTGCCCCGTCTCGATCACCTTGTCCACCACGCCGAAGACCGAACCGCCGTCACCGGCAGCGAACGCGTCGACGACCTCGTCGAGCAACGAGTCCGGGGTGTAGCCGAGCAGACCGGTGGCCAGCTGGTGGGTCACGCCCGCGGGCCCGGCGCCGCCGAGGAGCTGGTCGAGCACCGACATCGTGTCCCGGGCCGAGCCACCGCCGGCCCGCACCACGAGGGGAAGGGCGGCCGGCTCGATCGAGACGCCCTCCTTCTCGCACAGCTCACCCAGATAGCTCGAGAGCAGCCGCGGCGGGATCAACCGGAAAGGGTAGTGGTGGGTGCGCGAGCGGATGGTCGGGATGACCTTCTCCGGCTCGGTGGTCGCGAAGATGAAGCGCAGGTGCGGGGGCGGTTCCTCGACCAGCTTCAGCAGGGCGTTGAAGCCCTGCGGAGAGACCATGTGGGCCTCGTCGATGATGTAGACCTTGTAACGGCTCTTCACCGGGGCGAAGAACGCCTTCTCGCGCAGGTCACGCGCATCGTCGACACCACCGTGCGAAGCGGCGTCGATCTCGATCACGTCGATCGACCCGGGACCTCCGCGGGCCAGGTCGCGACACGAGTCGCACTCGCCGCACGGGTCCGCGATCGGGGCGCGTTCGCAGTTCAGCGCGCGAGCCAGGATCCGGGCCGAGGTGGTCTTGCCACAACCGCGGGGCCCGGAGAACAGGTAGGCGTGGTTGACCCTGTTGTTGGCCAAGGCTGCGCGCAGGGGCTCGGTGACGTGATCCTGGCCGATGACCTCGGCGAACGTCTCGGGCCGGTAGCGGCGATAGAGGGCGAGGGGTGCATCCACGCCCTGAACACTAACCACCACCGCCGACAGCCGGTAGCGCGGCGGTCCAGCCGGTGCACATGAGCGTCGAACACGCCCCTGGAGGCCTGGAACGAAAGGCCGGGAACGAAAGGCCGGGAACGAAAGGCTCAGGAAATGAAAAGGCCCCCCATGCACCCGACAGAGCTCACCTGCCCTTGCTGCCTTCCGGCCCTGGGGGAGTTCAGCGAGATGCCGCCACACGGGGGGTTGGCAGGGAGTCTAGGTCAGGGCGGTCCGGCAGGCCAAAGTGAGCATCGATTTCCTGCCTCACCGACCCAACGGGTAGCCTCCTCCGCGGAGGTATCGCCTAGTGGCCTATGGCGCTCGCTTGGAAAGCGGGTTGGGTTAACGCCCTCGGGGGTTCGAATCCCCCTACCTCCGCAGATCGAACGCCCCGGTGAGAACCGGGGCGTTCGTCATTTCACGCCCCGTCACATTCCGGGGTACGCCGTGACTCACCCGCGGCGGCGGGCGAGGAGTGGGCGGAGCACCAGGGCGAGCACCAGCAGTCCGCCGGCGCCCATCCCCCACCAGAGCAGTGAGCGTCGACGCTCGGCGGCTCGGTCCTCGAGCGGAGCCGGCTTCGCCGCGACGTAGTCCTCGGCGCTGCGCGCCCGCTCGGTGCGCAGCTCACCGGTCGCCGAGATCGCCAGCTTCCGGGTCAGCGCCTCATAGGGCTGGACCATCCCGTGCCCGTCCATCGCGTTCTCGTTGCCGCCACCCTGGGCGGTCACCTCGATCCGGGTCTTCACCTGGGCCGGGGTGAGCCGCTGGTCCTCGAGCAGCAGCGCCGCGACGCCGCTGACCACTGCCGTGGCCCAGCTGGAGGCCGGGTCCGAGATCGTGCAGACCAGGTTGCGCAGCATCACCGTGCGCAGTCCCACGACCGGGGCGGAGACGTCGATCTCGGGACCGACCAGGACCGCCTCGGAGGTCATGCTCATGTCGGCGGACCGGCTGGTCACCGCGATGACGCCGTCCATGCTCGCCGGGAACAGCACCTCGTCGGGCGCAGCGGGCGGCTCGTCCTGGCCGTCGGCATCCTCGGACTCCTCGTCCTCGGTCTCGGCGTCCGGGTCACGGTTGCCCGCGGCAGCGACCACGACGATGCCCTTGGCGATGGCCGCGTCGATCGCGGCCGCCAGGGCCTTGTTCGGCTTCTCGAACCCGATTGAGATGTTGATGACGCCGATCTTGTCGCGGTTCGCACTCGCCCACTTCACCGCTGCCGTCACGTCACCGGCCTGCACCTTGCTGGGTCCCGTGGTCTCGCCCTCGACGGCCCCGGCAGCCACTCGCAGGTCATAGATCTCAGCGCCCGGTGCGATGCCCG
It contains:
- a CDS encoding DNA polymerase III subunit gamma and tau, with product MDAPLALYRRYRPETFAEVIGQDHVTEPLRAALANNRVNHAYLFSGPRGCGKTTSARILARALNCERAPIADPCGECDSCRDLARGGPGSIDVIEIDAASHGGVDDARDLREKAFFAPVKSRYKVYIIDEAHMVSPQGFNALLKLVEEPPPHLRFIFATTEPEKVIPTIRSRTHHYPFRLIPPRLLSSYLGELCEKEGVSIEPAALPLVVRAGGGSARDTMSVLDQLLGGAGPAGVTHQLATGLLGYTPDSLLDEVVDAFAAGDGGSVFGVVDKVIETGQDPRRFTEDLLRRLRDLVIIGAVPDASATGLIDVPEDMAERLTAQAARYGVPGLSRAADLFATGLTEMRGATAPRLLLELICARVLLPGADDSKEGLMARLDRLERRLDVTGGAPAPGPARSGGHLAESPSALAGSTAPAAAPASPQAAAPASPPVAAPASPAPSPAAPSQAAAPASPATAPAASTDTRPPTEDRPTPEPRPVDSQPGSAAVDPAESSSPSEPTRTSGADGGSPSAADQAGAPGSWNQPRDQRAADVPPRAPHGQPVSQGNQAPTGGLSLADVRRLWPDIVEATKMKRRVTWIHLTQNAQVVAVDAKTLTLGFQNAGARESFANGGSAEIVRQAAIDVVGTDWKVDAIVDPGAAPGAGAAAPTASRPVEQVPQVQRSAEGQQQPDPSAARPQDGGPGAGGMAESQGPAPWGAEPAQESAQSAPNEPPPWATDEAAPAQSPPAQSAPGQSPPDQPVVRTNETVSLSAMSAAREAISSTRTGPIETARNSGGSADDEVDRNDPAIEDSGMSGTELLQRTLGAQIIEEIKHD
- a CDS encoding S8 family serine peptidase — translated: MRLTSALASSILAGSLVLIGATPAHADETPCMRGVPGDAATGTEVDRDADEENDTLNSLRLDEVHRIATGKGVGVAVIDSGVSTSKILSARPGKAFAQGKVEDGHGTIVAGVIAGKGDATGIAPGAEIYDLRVAAGAVEGETTGPSKVQAGDVTAAVKWASANRDKIGVINISIGFEKPNKALAAAIDAAIAKGIVVVAAAGNRDPDAETEDEESEDADGQDEPPAAPDEVLFPASMDGVIAVTSRSADMSMTSEAVLVGPEIDVSAPVVGLRTVMLRNLVCTISDPASSWATAVVSGVAALLLEDQRLTPAQVKTRIEVTAQGGGNENAMDGHGMVQPYEALTRKLAISATGELRTERARSAEDYVAAKPAPLEDRAAERRRSLLWWGMGAGGLLVLALVLRPLLARRRG
- a CDS encoding YbaB/EbfC family nucleoid-associated protein — protein: MTQNPFGGDSSDSGMGGFDMNALLQQAQQMQEQLVNAQNELAQTEVEGTVAGGSVTVKLSGTGDLLDVNIKAGGFDGSNADDLSDLGDMVVAAWRDAKARADALASEKLGPLAGGGLGGAPGGGDSLPGLGF